The DNA sequence ATCCGACTCAACATTCAGTACCGAATGCACCCTTGCCTGTCCGAGTTCCCGTCCAACATGTTCTACGAGGGTACTCTGCAAAACGGTGTTACCCACGAGAACCGGCTGCGAAAGGATGTGGACTTCCCTTGGCCCGTTGCAGAAATGCCTATGATGTTCTGGTCCAACCTGGGCCATGAGGAAATCTCAGCTTCTGGAACATCGTACCTCAACCGCACGGAAGCATCCAATGTTGAGAAGGCAGTCACCAGATTCTTCAAGGCCGGCGTAAAGCCAGCTGATATCGGTGTTATTACTCCGTACGAGGGCCAACGAAGCTACATTGTGACTACCATGCAGAACTCAGGTACTTACAAGAAGGAATATTACAAAGAGGTTGAGGTGGCTTCAGTCGACGCTTTCCAGGGTCGTGAGAAGGACTTTATCGTTCTCTCTTGTGTTCGATCCAACGACAACCAGGGCATTGGTTTCTTGTCTGACCCCCGTCGTCTGAACGTGGCCTTGACCCGAGCCAAGTATGGCCTCGTTATCCTCGGAAACCCCAAGGTCCTGTCCAAGCACGAGCTCTGGCACAACCTCCTGGTTCACTTTAAGGATCGCAAGTGTTTCGTTGAAGGCCCCCTGACCAACCTCCAGGCCTGCTTGCTGCAGTTCAGCCGCCCCAAGGTGAGCTACCGCCAGAAGAACCAGCAGCCGCAGTTTGGAGCTGGCAGCTATCCTAACGGACGGTTCAACCCACCACCCGCCGCGGGCCGAGATTTCGACCTGGGCTCTATGGTGTCGTACATCCCTGACGATGTCTCGTCTGTTCACGGTTCTGCGTTTGGCGGCGCTTCACTCAACAGCGCGTTCCCTCCCATGTTCTCGAGCTTTACTCCCGATCAATGGCCCGGCCTGCCCGGTGTCGCAGCTCCTGGCCGTGGTGGAAAGGCCCGCAGCCGTGCTACGGAAAGCATTGCAGGCGAGAGCGTGGCCAACTCGGAATTCACGGATGCAACTTCGAGCGTGATCGGCGGCAAGGGTGTTGGCCAAGGCGGTGTTAGCCTCGGAGCAGGGCTCCACGATGTCGTGACGGGAATGCGGCCTGTTTCATACAGCCAGAGCGATCGACTGAAGCAGTACGTCGAGAGCAGTGGACGTATGGTCCCAGGTAACGGTTATGGACGACGcttcgacgacgacgagaagagcaTCAGCACGGCATTCCACAGCCAGATTGGCGGTGGCTACGACTGAAGAAGGACGTGAGGGCTACGAACAGATGATGACACCAATTTTGCATCTCACGGGCTCTGGTGCACGACCTGCCACCGCCGGATCACCAAGAGCGGTCGGCAAATGGTTGTGGTTCTTCAGAAAGAAGCCTTTTCCGTCAGGGGCTCCCGTCAGTCAGAGACTCAACGCGGTCAGGCCGGCGTGAACGGCAGAGACCGTGTCGTGTCCGACTTTTGGACGCCGGCCGGCTCGACAGGCCAGGACAGAGACATGGAAATCGCGTTGCCAGCGGCTCGACCTACGACGACCACCATGGAGTCGTAGCAGGCCCGGCAGGTGCAGATTGTCTTGATCTTCAAAGAATAGTGATagcggaggagctggagcgagGATGAGAGAAGTGTGCAGAAGGGGCGAGTAGAGGAGAGCAGAGGGCAGGAGAGGGCAGGGATGGTCGAAGAGGACGGCTTGACGTTAAGCGGCCGTCGAttgtgatgatggaggagacgcCTCATAAGCATGATATGATGGCGAAATCCACATCTCAAGACTTCCTGACCACCTGGTAGTCGAGTTATGCGGTGCTATTAGTACCAAGTTGAATTTTTAACCGACCGCAGTCACCCGTTTTCAAGATAGATAGACAATTAACTTGAGTCATTCCTTTATTTATGGTTGCTGATCTCTGGTGAACGTACTGGCGCGAGAGTACCAAGTTGGAGGCTTGAGAGTAATGATAATGCCTCATGTCGAACCAAGCTGCCATCACGCAAGAAGGGACTGCCCTTGAGCCGAGTCTATTCGACACTAGACTCGAGGTTGTTCAGCTCAGGTGTCATCCATGTTGGTTCATACGCCCCAAGTCAGGATGAGAACAAATGGCCAGAGCGCCAGGGCAAGCCACAATAGCCCCCACGTCCCGATCATTCAGGGGAAAGATGTTCCAAAAGTGATAAGCCAGGATGAAGCTCCAATGAAAGGCCAGGCATCCCCAGGGCAGAGCAGCCAAACTGGGCTGAGACGGGAAACAACGCAAGAGGGGCTTTTCTCGCTGTGCCAGGGGGTTGCAGCACTAGGGAATTCCCACATAGTGCTTATGATGCACTGTAGGCAGCGTCAGGGGTCCAGGGGCCCCGGGCTTGGGTCCGGGTCAGGGCCATTTTTTTCTGGGGGATAACGCGGTTTAAATGGATCAGGCAAAGTTGCGCGTCTTGTCTTGGGATGAAGCTTGGACGTGATCTACTAATTTCTACGTCACTCTCCATCGCAACTTCGTGGGCCATCCACGAAACACATTGGATCCAGGACATGGAAGACAAAAGCTGGAAGCAGTAGGTTCCTTGTCTCTGGGCAAATGAGAGTATCCAGCTTGCAAGGTTCCATTTGGACAGAATAGCAACAAGTCCTGTGCGGCTcagcacacacacacacacagTCTTCTATTCTCACCCACCCCCTGAGGCTGCATATGTAATACTTGGGGACATTTCTTACCCGTCCTCCCTTGGCTTTCCCTTGGCTTGTTCCTAACCCACATCcctctccatcccatctctccctcctctcacTTCTTCCGTGGCTTGTTGCGTgtctctccttctcgctcCTCCACAACCCGCCGCGACCTTGGGAGGATCTcgtctttttcttcttcgctCGCTACCATTCAgatcttttccctctttttGGGTGCGCGTGATTCTTGTGTGCCTCGACTTCCAGTGCCTCACTCGCTCCTTCTGTCTCTTGAAAGTTGAGACACAGCGAATATTTCGTCACGTGCAATCAGTACAACCTCTTTCTTCCACCCAAGCAGTTTGAGGCGGTCCAACCCGTAATGCGCCCATCATGTTCGGTCAACTCAAGGGTCTGAGCCGTCGCTACTTtatcctcttcgtcttcatcgccgTTACATGGTTCCTCGTCCACAATTTCCGGCCCATCGAGCGCTACCGCACCGTCAGGATCGGAACCTACAACTACCTCCCCAGCAGCTATGACTGGAGCAAGACCCAGGTCTTCTACCCCCCGGAGAATGTGACGGCGCCTCCCAATGCCACCGCCAAGATCCTGCCCCGGGTCCAGTTCGACCGCTCTCAGGCCGCCGATGACCATGAGACCCTCTCCAAGAAGGTGGCCATCAGGAAGGCCTTTGTCAAGAGCTGGGACACGTACAAGAAGCATGCctggggatgggatgagcTTGCGCCCCTGTccctcaagggcaagaccaCCTTTTCCGGCTGGGCCGCCCAGATCATTGATgccctcgacaccctctGGCTTCTCGACATGAAGGAGGAATTCCACGAGGCCGTCCAGGTTGTCGCCATGATCGACTGGGCTCACACCCATGATGATTACATCAACCTTTTCGAGGTCGCCATCCGTCACCTCGGTGGCCTCATCTCTGCGTACGAGCTCTCCGATGAGGCCGTCCTGCTGGGAAAGGCCATTGAGCTGGGTGAGATGCTGTACGCCACCTTCGATACACCCAACCGGCTGCCCTCCCACTGGCTTTActtcaaggatgccaagaagggcaCCCAAAAGGCCGATGAGAGCATGTCGGGCGCTGCAGGCGGTTCCATGTGTCTCGAGTTTACTCGTTTGACTCAGATCACTGGTAACCCCAAGTACTATGATGCCACCGAGCGTATCAAGCAGTTCTTCTACCGAAACCAGGGGAACACCAAGATCCCTGGCCTATGGCCACATGTCATGAACTACCGGGATGAGAAGGTTGACGAGTCTCGTTTCACCCTAGGAGCTGGCGCGGATTCTCTCTACGAATACTTGCCCAAGATGCACGCTCTTCTGGGAGGCCTGGACCCCGAATACGTTCAGATGACAACAACCGCCCTCGACACGGCGACCAAGCATCTGCTCTACCGGCCACGAAACCCCAAGGATCTGAACATTCTGCTGGCGGGTAATGCTGTGGCGGGCGAGAGGGGTGAATCCGAGCTCACCGCTGAGATGCAGCATCTGACATGCTTTGTCGGTGGTACTTATGCCCTTGCTGGCAAGCTCCTCTCCCGCACCGACTTGGTGGACCTTGGTGTGCGCCTGACAAACGGTTGTATCTGGGCGTATAATGCCTTTGCTACTGGCATCATGCCCGAGATTGCTCAGCTCGAGCCTTGTGAGACCATTGATGGCAAGTGTCTCTGGGCGGACAAGCctgtcgagaagaaggataaGCTCCCCGAGGGCTTTGTCCGGGTGCGAGACGCGCAATACAGGCTCCGACCTGAAGCCATCGAGAGTGTCTTTTACATGTGGCGTATCACCGGTGATAATGTCTGGCGGGAAGCTGCGTGGCGGATGTGGCAGGCGATTACCGATGCCACGGAGACGGCAGACGCTTTCGCTGTGATAAGCGATGTTAACGACAGAAAGTCAGAAAAGCAGGACTCTATGGAGGTGAGTTTTAGTTACCACTTGGCAAGGAAAATGAAGCTGACTCTTGACAGACATTCTGGTTGTCCGAGACAATCAAGTATTTCTACCTCATCTTTGAGGACTCTGAGGTCCTGAGCCTAGACGAATGGGTCTTCAACACCGAGGCGCACCCCTTCAAGCGCCCCAAGGGCCAGGACCCGTACCAggtcgagaccaagaagggcaagtcGTGGTGGAGTTTCGGCGGATAGACGCGGGTTTCTGGTTCTGAGGATTCTTGGGCCTGGTTGAGATTCTGGGATAATGACGGGTAACTAACGTGCGTACGGCATGAAGAGGCATCTTCCAGGGATAATGAAGGGGTAAAATAATGATTTTTGAGTACATGTTTAATCCACAAGACTTGCTGTTCTTGGGCGATGAGACTACCTACCCATGATGCTGTCGTACGATGGGCGAGGTCCCCGCGTCAAGGGTCCAAGCCGAGATTCAGGCAAGATATGAACTTCGGGCAAGAAACTCTTCAACGTGCCCGTGACAAGCCCAATCTCTCCAGAGAGAAATCTATCATACAATCCGGTCCGGAAACTGATGTCATTGATTCTTATCGTCTCCGTTGTGACTCCCAATGGCTCACCAGACATCCCGCTACAAGCATGACCCCGCCGGACGAATACAACCGTGTCGCTTTAGATtacatcaccaccaacaaaaAAGATCCCTTCCCACCACTTACACATTTCCCGCTTCCACCCGAACtacttttcttttcttgccttcttcctctcccctctTCCCCCCGTCGTGATGAGGCATGCCGCTGCGTCCAACTTCCCTCCATAGGCTGCGCCCGTCGCCGGTTGAGCTGCCGTGcttcgccgccgccgccgcgtcCCGGTGGACCCTCCTCCGGTGTCGGGCCGGATTCCAGCTGCAGCAGCAAAGAGGTCgtcatgatgaggttgcGCGCAAGAATCATTATGAGCGGCTAGATGTGCGGCACGATGCGACGCCCGCCGAGATTAAAAAGTATGTCCCTATCAAAGACAACAAGAGACTGCTCTTACAGATAACTCCTCAGGTCCTTCTACTCCCTCTCCAAAACCCACCATCCCGACGCCAATCCCACCGACCCAAACGCCTCGCACAccttctccctcctctccgaGTCCTACACCGTCCTCTCCGACACGGCCCGCCGCGCCGCCTACGACCGCGACGTCCTCCGCGTGCACCACGGCCACCATCATGCTCACGGGCATCACAACCCCCGAGCCTCGTACCACTCCACCAACCCGGCCGGCGGCCGTTCGCCTTCGGGTCTGAGCCGTCGGAGAGGTACCTTCCGTGGTCCTCCGCCTAGCTTCTATCGCAGCGGAGGGTGGGGGACccaggaggagaagcggCGCAAGGCGCATGAGGAGTCGACTGGATTCGGCGGAGGTGGTAGTGGTGCGCCTCACGAACACGGCGGcgcatcatcctcgacgcAGCATCACCAAAGCCCATGGGGGAACCccttcaaccaccaccaatcTTCTCACGGTGGTATGGGCCCTGGTGATGATCCATTCGGACACCAGGAAGAGGTGCCGCACTTTGACAAGGCAGGCCACACGCGGACGCACCGACGGGAGGACCAGCGCCGCAaggagaggcagaggcgTGCCGTAGGCGATGATGATATCGAGTTTGAGCCGCAGGCGAGCATCACGGGCcacttcttcatcatctctggTATCCTAGCCGCCACCATACTGGCACCGCTCATCTACATCCAGTTGATGAGCGTGGGGCGGCGGAAAAAGAACGGGGAATACTGAACCGACGGTTCAAAGAGGTGGGATATCTGTGTCATAGGGAAGGCCATGGTACATAGAGCAATCATGGGACAGGTCGTACATTTGTTGACGGAGTTCATTGGCAGGGAAGAAAGTATTAGAGGGAGCATGACCACTGAGCACGGCAGGCAATGATTCTGCAGGCGCATGCCGCAATTGAATTGAAAAAAAGACATTATTCTtcatgtttttttttattttgAGATAATCTACATCCAT is a window from the Fusarium keratoplasticum isolate Fu6.1 chromosome 5, whole genome shotgun sequence genome containing:
- a CDS encoding J domain-containing protein: MPLRPTSLHRLRPSPVELPCFAAAAASRWTLLRCRAGFQLQQQRGRHDEVARKNHYERLDVRHDATPAEIKKSFYSLSKTHHPDANPTDPNASHTFSLLSESYTVLSDTARRAAYDRDVLRVHHGHHHAHGHHNPRASYHSTNPAGGRSPSGLSRRRGTFRGPPPSFYRSGGWGTQEEKRRKAHEESTGFGGGGSGAPHEHGGASSSTQHHQSPWGNPFNHHQSSHGGMGPGDDPFGHQEEVPHFDKAGHTRTHRREDQRRKERQRRAVGDDDIEFEPQASITGHFFIISGILAATILAPLIYIQLMSVGRRKKNGEY